In a genomic window of Magnolia sinica isolate HGM2019 chromosome 14, MsV1, whole genome shotgun sequence:
- the LOC131225127 gene encoding uncharacterized protein LOC131225127 isoform X2, which translates to MSYKAYGSQKEDSPLCDVPGFENSRMKLLRHVSFVDCPGHDILMATMLNGAAIMDGALLLIASNESCPQPQTSEHLAAVEIMRLQHLIILQNKIDLIQESVAINQHEAIQKFIQGTVADGAPVVPISAQLKYNIDVVCEYLVKKIPIPERNFVSPPNMIVIRSFDVNKPGFEVDDIKGGVAGGSILRGVLKVNQFIEVRPGIVVKDESGNIKCTPIYSRIVSLFAEQNELQFAVPGGLIGVGTTMDPTLTRADRLVGQVLGEVGSLPDVFVELEVNFFLLRRLLGVRTKGTEKQGKVSKLTKGEILMLNIGSMSTGARVLAVKNDLAKLQLTSPVCTSKGEKVALSRRVEKHWRLIGWGQIQAGSTLNVPPCTI; encoded by the exons ATGAGCTACAA GGCCTATGGAAGTCAAAAAGAAGACAGTCCTCTATGTGATGTTCCAGGATTTGAGAATTCCAGAATGAAACTCTTGAGGCATGTTTCCTTTGTCGATTGCCCG GGTCATGATATTCTTATGGCTACTATGCTCAATGGAGCTGCAATCATGGATGGAGCATTGCTTTTGATAGCTAGCAATGAAAGTTGCCCCCAACCACAAACCTCTGAGCATCTAGCTGCTGTTGAAATTATGCGGCTGCAACACCTTATTATCTTACAAAATAAAATCGATCTTATACAAGAAAGCGTAGCCATAAACCAGCATGAAGCAATCCAAAAGTTTATTCAG GGTACAGTTGCTGATGGGGCACCGGTTGTGCCGATTTCTGCACAATTGAAATACAACATCGATGTTGTCTGTGAGTATCTCGTTAAAAAAATCCCCATCCCAGAGAGGAACTTCGTGTCACCTCCAAATATGATAGTAATCCGGTCATTTGATGTCAATAAGCCTGGCTTCGAGGTAGATGACATAAAGGGTGGTGTTGCCGGTGGAAGCATCCTCAGG GGAGTCTTGAAGGTAAATCAATTCATTGAAGTCCGTCCAGGTATTGTTGTAAAAGATGAGAGCGGCAACATCAAGTGCACCCCAATCTATTCAAGAATCGTCTCACTATTTGCTGAGCAGAATGAGCTGCAGTTTGCTGTTCCTGGCGGCCTCATTGGAGTTGGTACCACGATGGATCCCACGTTGACTCGTGCTGATAGGCTGGTGGGTCAGGTCCTCGGGGAGGTCGGATCACTCCCCGATGTCTTTGTTGAGCTTGAG GTGAACTTCTTCCTGCTCCGACGGCTTCTTGGAGTCAGGACAAAGGGGACAGAGAAGCAAGGAAAGGTCTCGAAGCTGACAAAGGGTGAGATCCTGATGTTGAACATTGGGTCCATGTCGACTGGGGCCCGAGTGCTTGCGGTGAAGAATGATCTTGCCAAGCTGCAACTTACCTCGCCCGTGTGCACCAGCAAAGGCGAGAAGGTGGCCCTCAGCCGGCGGGTTGAGAAGCACTGGCGGCTCATTGGGTGGGGCCAGATTCAAGCCGGAAGCACACTCAACGTACCACCCTGCACCATCTGA
- the LOC131225330 gene encoding outer envelope pore protein 16-4, chloroplastic, which produces MEGLSEDEFPCSSIAVDSFLRLGFAGSAWGLFIGPYEAGKKGFTGTARASFVVKSVGKYGTYCGLFAGMFAATRCGIRRYRREKDWVNASIAGAVTGAALAMRTRSYQQIFTTAAIVSAIATAADYSTAI; this is translated from the exons ATGGAGGGATTGTCCGAAGACGAATTCCCTTGCTCTTCCATCGCCGTTGATTCCTTCCTTCGTCTTGGATTT GCGGGATCAGCTTGGGGATTATTTATTGGTCCATATGAAGCTGGCAAAAAAG GCTTCACTGGCACTGCTCGAGCTTCTTTCGTG GTCAAGTCGGTTGGTAAATATGGGACCTATTGTG GACTTTTTGCTGGAATGTTTGCTGCAACACGCTGTGGAATTCGACGGTACCGGAGGGAAAAGGATTGG GTGAACGCTTCTATTGCAGGTGCTGTTACTGGCGCTGCTTTGGCCATGAGGACCCGGAGCTATCAGCAAATATTCACCACAGCAGCTATAGTATCTGCCATTGCGACTGCAGCCGATTATTCGACGGCGATCTGA